A region from the Ichthyobacterium seriolicida genome encodes:
- a CDS encoding RecQ family ATP-dependent DNA helicase: MSSISNQNSINNDNTPLEVLKKYWAYDSFRPVQEDIINDILLGKDTLALLPTGGGKSICFQIPAIIREGVCIVISPLISLMKDQIDTLTKKGISAVAITSEYTNNEIHGLLQDAQNGNIKFIYLSPEKLSSKQFREYVSYMRVSLLAVDEAHCISQWGYDFRPSYLEIANIRSVIRSDVPVLALTASATPHVVDDIQKQLLFRKKNVIKKSFERKNLAYVVLSEEDKNHRLISILKKTSGTGIVYVKNRRRTKEISDFINSQSISSDFYHAGIDSKDKTEKQNSWKREEIRVIVSTNAFGMGIDKPNVRFVIHMDIPNSMEAYFQEAGRAGRDNEKSYCIMIVNSNDADQLEEMFYNTLPSFEVVRDTYIGLCNYLQIPKGEIIKDKLPFYIRDFCNKKDLNFIKVFNVLRLLHRERIIFFSEREKRQTKIMFNVDSDYIFEYLQVNTYLDNTVKTILRSYAGINSKFVNVDIGLLSERSGINIYDLNKNLERLSKDGIILYDKAHAIQTIKFLVPRQDGDTISTIRENIESNNKRNIDRLNSIIDYVSDNNICRSVQLLKYFGEKQVCKCCVCDVCLDKKRTGVDSKRYLSISDEIKSILNSKAHTSREIIDITKNRDKQELLECLTIMLESGVVKMNEYGEYELQS, from the coding sequence ATGTCTTCGATAAGTAATCAAAATAGCATTAATAATGATAACACTCCTTTAGAAGTGTTAAAAAAATACTGGGCTTATGATTCTTTTCGTCCTGTTCAAGAAGATATAATCAACGATATCCTTCTAGGAAAAGATACTCTAGCTCTGTTGCCTACCGGTGGAGGTAAGTCCATTTGTTTTCAGATTCCAGCTATTATTAGAGAGGGTGTTTGCATAGTGATATCTCCATTGATATCACTCATGAAGGATCAAATAGACACACTTACAAAAAAAGGTATAAGTGCTGTAGCTATAACGAGTGAGTATACAAATAATGAGATACATGGTCTTTTGCAAGACGCTCAAAATGGTAATATAAAGTTCATTTATTTATCTCCAGAAAAATTATCATCCAAGCAATTTAGAGAATACGTTTCATACATGAGAGTATCTCTATTAGCAGTTGATGAAGCTCATTGTATTTCACAATGGGGATACGATTTCAGGCCTTCTTACTTGGAGATAGCTAATATAAGATCTGTTATTCGCTCAGATGTTCCAGTCCTTGCATTAACCGCATCTGCAACGCCTCATGTTGTTGATGATATACAAAAACAACTTCTATTTAGAAAAAAAAATGTAATCAAAAAATCCTTTGAACGCAAAAATCTAGCCTATGTAGTTTTAAGTGAAGAAGATAAAAATCATCGTTTGATCAGTATACTTAAAAAGACGAGTGGTACAGGAATCGTTTATGTTAAAAACAGGAGACGTACAAAAGAAATCTCTGATTTTATAAATAGTCAATCTATCTCTTCAGATTTTTATCACGCTGGAATAGATAGTAAAGACAAAACAGAAAAACAAAACTCTTGGAAAAGAGAAGAAATAAGGGTGATAGTCTCTACAAATGCTTTTGGTATGGGTATAGACAAGCCAAATGTGAGGTTTGTAATCCATATGGATATTCCAAATAGTATGGAGGCTTATTTTCAAGAAGCTGGAAGAGCAGGCAGGGATAATGAAAAATCCTATTGCATAATGATTGTGAATTCCAATGATGCAGATCAGTTAGAAGAGATGTTCTACAATACCCTTCCTTCTTTTGAGGTAGTAAGGGATACTTATATAGGGCTTTGCAATTACTTGCAAATACCCAAGGGAGAAATCATAAAAGACAAGCTCCCTTTCTACATAAGAGACTTCTGTAATAAAAAGGATTTAAACTTTATAAAAGTTTTTAATGTTTTACGTCTATTACACAGAGAGAGGATAATTTTTTTCTCCGAGAGAGAGAAGAGGCAAACCAAGATAATGTTCAATGTAGATAGTGATTATATATTTGAATATTTACAGGTAAATACTTATTTGGATAATACTGTAAAAACCATATTGAGGAGTTATGCTGGCATAAACAGTAAATTTGTGAATGTAGATATAGGCCTGTTATCTGAGAGATCAGGAATTAATATATACGATTTGAACAAAAATCTTGAGAGATTGAGCAAAGATGGCATAATACTTTATGATAAAGCGCATGCCATACAGACTATCAAATTTTTGGTTCCTAGGCAAGATGGGGATACCATAAGTACAATACGAGAAAATATAGAATCTAATAACAAAAGAAATATCGATCGTCTCAATAGTATTATAGACTATGTCTCTGATAATAATATTTGTAGAAGTGTTCAGTTATTGAAATATTTTGGAGAAAAACAAGTTTGTAAGTGTTGTGTTTGTGATGTTTGTCTAGATAAAAAAAGAACAGGGGTTGACAGTAAAAGATATTTATCTATTTCCGATGAGATAAAAAGTATACTTAATTCAAAAGCTCATACTTCTCGTGAAATAATAGACATTACAAAAAATAGGGATAAGCAAGAGTTGCTTGAATGTTTAACTATTATGTTGGAGTCAGGTGTCGTTAAAATGAATGAGTACGGAGAGTACGAATTACAGTCTTAA
- a CDS encoding peptidase U32 family protein encodes MSDKKIELMAPAGNFDSLQAALDNGADSIYFGVDQLNMRARSSINFVLDDLEEIVSRCGLKGVKSYLTLNTIIYDNDLYVIKTLINKAKEVGITAVIASDQAVINYAFSQNMEVHISTQLNITNIETVKFYSNFADTMVLSRELSLSQIAKITKQIKVQQIKGPSGNLIEIEIFGHGALCVAVSGKCYMSLHTYNSSANRGACKQNCRKKYTVIDKESGVELEIDNEYIMSPKDLCTIDIIDQVIGSGINILKIEGRGRAPEYVSKVISQYREAIDDYYLGNYSVEKVNNWITELKKVYNREFWSGYYLGQKLGEFSKHSGSHATQKKVFVGRGYHYYSDARIGEFEINACDVAVGDNLITIGPTTGVKEFKVKSIMVNDEIVDVAKKGNRCTIPVDFIIRSSDRLYKIMEV; translated from the coding sequence ATGTCTGATAAGAAAATAGAGTTGATGGCTCCTGCTGGGAATTTTGATTCTTTGCAAGCAGCGTTAGATAATGGAGCAGATTCAATTTATTTTGGAGTAGATCAGTTGAATATGAGGGCTCGTTCTTCCATAAATTTTGTTTTGGATGATTTGGAAGAAATTGTCAGCAGATGCGGTTTGAAGGGAGTAAAATCATATCTCACTTTAAATACCATCATATACGACAACGATTTGTATGTTATAAAAACTCTTATTAACAAAGCAAAAGAGGTTGGTATTACGGCTGTTATAGCTTCAGATCAAGCAGTGATAAACTACGCTTTCTCTCAGAATATGGAAGTTCATATCTCTACTCAGTTAAATATTACCAATATAGAGACGGTTAAGTTTTATTCTAATTTTGCCGATACTATGGTTTTGAGTAGAGAGTTGAGTTTGAGTCAGATCGCCAAGATAACAAAGCAGATAAAAGTACAACAGATAAAGGGACCTAGTGGTAATTTAATAGAGATAGAGATTTTTGGTCATGGAGCTCTTTGTGTGGCGGTTTCTGGTAAGTGTTATATGAGTTTACACACTTATAATTCTTCGGCTAATAGAGGGGCTTGTAAGCAAAATTGTAGAAAAAAATACACAGTTATAGATAAAGAGTCTGGGGTAGAGTTAGAGATTGACAATGAGTATATAATGTCTCCAAAGGATTTGTGTACCATAGATATAATAGATCAAGTTATTGGTTCTGGCATTAATATCTTGAAGATAGAGGGTAGGGGTAGGGCTCCAGAGTATGTCTCTAAGGTAATATCTCAATACAGAGAAGCTATAGATGACTATTATTTGGGTAATTATTCTGTAGAAAAGGTAAATAATTGGATTACAGAATTAAAAAAAGTTTATAACAGAGAGTTTTGGTCTGGTTATTATCTAGGTCAGAAATTGGGTGAGTTTAGTAAACACAGTGGTTCTCACGCCACTCAGAAGAAAGTTTTTGTAGGTAGGGGATATCACTATTACTCTGATGCTAGGATAGGAGAATTTGAGATTAACGCTTGTGATGTGGCAGTTGGAGATAATCTTATAACTATTGGTCCTACTACTGGAGTCAAGGAGTTTAAAGTGAAATCTATTATGGTAAACGATGAGATAGTAGATGTAGCCAAAAAAGGCAATAGATGCACTATCCCTGTCGATTTTATCATAAGGTCTTCCGATAGACTGTATAAGATTATGGAAGTTTAA
- a CDS encoding exodeoxyribonuclease III, with the protein MKIISYNLNGIRSAINKGLYQWIESVNADIICMQEIRIDELQLDLDFFKKLNYNSYWFSAEKKGYSGVGILSKKKALHIEKGIGINDVDREGRVIRIDLEELSIMSVYVPSATNMDRLEFKMNFLDHFQKHVDDIKKTHPNLLVCGDYNICHKAIDIHNPIANKNTSGFLPEERMWLDQFINSGFVDSFRHFVKEPHNYTWWSYRANSRNNNKGWRIDYHLVSDVLAKKMSRAYILSDVKHSDHCPVVVEFDF; encoded by the coding sequence ATGAAGATAATATCTTATAATTTAAACGGCATACGTTCAGCTATAAATAAGGGATTATATCAATGGATAGAATCTGTAAATGCTGATATTATCTGTATGCAGGAGATAAGGATCGATGAGCTTCAATTAGACTTAGATTTTTTCAAAAAGTTGAATTACAATTCTTATTGGTTCTCTGCAGAGAAGAAAGGTTATAGTGGTGTAGGTATTTTGAGTAAAAAAAAAGCTCTGCATATAGAAAAAGGAATAGGTATTAATGATGTAGATCGTGAGGGCAGAGTTATCCGTATAGATTTAGAAGAGTTATCTATAATGAGTGTTTACGTTCCATCTGCTACAAATATGGATAGATTGGAATTTAAGATGAATTTTCTAGATCATTTTCAAAAACATGTGGATGATATAAAAAAGACACATCCTAATCTCTTGGTTTGTGGAGATTATAATATATGTCATAAAGCCATAGATATTCACAATCCTATAGCTAACAAAAACACTTCTGGATTTTTGCCAGAGGAGAGGATGTGGTTAGATCAATTTATAAATAGTGGCTTTGTAGATTCCTTTCGTCATTTTGTAAAGGAGCCACATAATTACACTTGGTGGAGTTATAGAGCTAATTCTAGAAACAATAATAAGGGATGGAGGATAGATTATCATTTAGTGAGTGATGTTCTAGCTAAAAAAATGAGTAGAGCCTATATCTTGAGCGATGTAAAACACTCAGATCACTGTCCTGTGGTTGTAGAGTTTGATTTTTAA
- a CDS encoding ferredoxin: MVIITFNRDRCIGCNYCADLCPANWKMNRKDGKSTLIKSVNKNRIHVLKTYDESVYDDNKNVAEICPVKIINVIKINK, translated from the coding sequence ATGGTTATAATCACTTTTAATAGAGATAGATGCATAGGTTGTAATTACTGTGCGGATTTGTGTCCAGCAAACTGGAAGATGAATAGGAAAGATGGAAAGAGTACACTTATAAAATCCGTAAATAAAAATAGAATTCACGTTTTAAAGACTTACGATGAAAGTGTATACGACGATAATAAAAACGTGGCGGAGATATGTCCAGTCAAGATAATCAACGTGATAAAGATAAATAAGTAA